A DNA window from Ornithodoros turicata isolate Travis chromosome 10, ASM3712646v1, whole genome shotgun sequence contains the following coding sequences:
- the LOC135370907 gene encoding uncharacterized protein LOC135370907: MTDGTELGAGRAPREYGHPALAVSRQSKSDVSYADVEDIDRMAGVGPTEPNAGLNRKPSQQSSSPSFPSASSFPGFQSDVPTPDFAHEVNDFKDEREDSRHTQAAVVPSEAIYAAGFCVILIVFSGLAASTRHLFKQKPIVVAPHKRGLTPEEKARLSMEAPPLFLCGVSSLQGTSDLEGLCSHVVYTGDLDIITEGTDFTLLPSDARDFERFLSLQSAKTSLMVSIPLGPLRRVVDTYSRWLRFGSDIARVLGNTSGIQGLEIRLRPSLAFSVEELRMLHVACMEMKSSNPELLFVLRLRYSYILRNNTLMENILNCPDIIVFRTEHHELNSKVLRAPNPYRRYLGADMAELFLFQEVEKLKALSRANVEQEWCFTLSLGGLLYKYYMGLNFGDDAITGPSPISLSKICERFSVKRYDDSRTKSLYSVEHGSKSWVGFDDASSIGRKVRAIQESKVPLCVAAYHVELDDHTQKCGEGPSPVLHRLKELVRNFSRQARHKD; this comes from the exons ATGACAG ACGGAACCGAACTGGGAGCAGGGCGCGCGCCAAGGGAATATGGCCACCCTGCGCTAGCCGTGTCCCGCCAGTCCAAATCAGATGTCAGCTATGCGGACGTGGAAGACATAGATCGCATGGCCGGCGTCGGCCCCACGGAACCGAATGCGGGGTTGAATCGGAAGCCATCGCAGCAGTCTTCGTCACCGTCCTTCCCGAGCGCCTCCTCCTTTCCGGGTTTCCAGTCCGACGTCCCGACACCAGATTTCGCGCACGAGGTCAACGACTTCAAAGATGAGCG GGAGGATAGCCGCCACACCCAAGCTGCAGTTGTTCCCAGCGAGGCCATCTACGCGGCAGGCTTCTGCGTGATCCTCATTGTCTTTTCTGGACTGGCTGCTTCTACGAGGCACCTCTTTAAGCAGAAAC CGATCGTGGTGGCGCCGCACAAGAGAGGTTTGACCCCAG AAGAGAAAGCGAGGCTATCGATGG aggctcctcctctctttttgTGCGGTGTCTCCAGCTTACAGGGAACATCCGACTTGGAAGGTCTCTGTTCGCATGTGGTCTACACTGGGGACTTGGACATTATTACCGAAGGAACAGATTTTACACTCTTACCCTCAG ACGCACGTGACTTCGAGCGGTTCCTGTCCCTCCAGTCTGCGAAAACTAGCCTGATGGTGTCCATACCCCTGGGACCCCTACGCAGGGTCGTGGACACCTACTCTCGTTGGCTGCGCTTCGGCAGCGACATCGCCCGTGTCTTGGGAAACACAAGCGGGATCCAGGGCCTGGAGATCCGCCTTCGGCCGTCGCTCGCCTTCAGCGTCGAGGAGCTGCGCATGCTCCACGTCGCCTGCATG GAAATGAAAAGCAGCAACCCGGAGCTGCTCTTCGTGCTCCGCCTTCGGTATTCGTATATCCTGCGGAACAACACTCTGATGGAAAATATTCTTAA CTGTCCCGATATTATCGTGTTCCGAACGGAGCACCACGAACTCAATAGCAAAGTACTGAGAGCGCCTAACCCTTACAGAAGATATCTCGGTGCTGACATGGCGGAACTCTTCTTG TTTCAGGAGGTCGAAAAACTAAAGGCGCTTTCTCGAGCCAACGTAGAGCAAGAGTGGTGTTTTACTCTTTCCCTTGGAGGTCTCCTCTACAAGTACTACATGGGTCTCAACTTCGGGGATGATGCTATTACAGGTCCCAGTCCTATCTCGCTGTCCAAG ATATGCGAACGGTTTTCCGTGAAGCGCTATGACGATTCACGCACGAAGTCATTGTATTCTGTGGAGCATGGCAGCAAGTCCTGGGTTGGCTTCGACGACGCCAGTAGTATCGGACGGAAA GTTCGTGCGATCCAAGAGAGCAAGGTACCGCTGTGCGTTGCTGCTTACCACGTGGAGCTGGATGACCACACCCAGAAGTGCGGAGAAGGACCAAGTCCTGTCCTCCACAGGCTGAAGGAATTAGTGAGAAACTTCAGTAGACAAGCGCGGCATAAAGATTAG